GCGCCTATGCCGAGGCCGTCGCGGCTGAGGAGGCGGAAAACGGCAAATCTTCCGGCAGGGGTGGCAAATCCTCCCGCCGCAGATCCTCCAAACAGGCCCAGCCGGAAAAGGTGGAGACCGGGGACGAGGCGGTCAGCTCGGACGAAATTCCGGGCATGGAAGTCGTCGACCACAATGACGAGGGCGTGGCGAATGCGCCCGCCGATACTGCTGATGCGACCGATGAAGCCGACGCGTCAGCCGGTCATGTGGACGCGGATCGGGCGGAGGCGTCGGATCAGCAGGACGCCCCCCGTCAGGACGCCGACGCGGCCGGCGACGCTGATGACGGTGACGCTGATGACGGTGACGCTGATGACGGTGACGCGGATGACGGTGAAGGCGATGACAGCGAGAGCGACGCCGAACCGGCGGATGCCTCCGCCAAGGACGAAAATATCGAATCCGTGGCTGACGAGGATGTCAGCGAGGAAATTCGCGTCCCCAAGAAACCCCGGCCCCGGCGCTACAAGATCCAGGAGGTCGTCAAGGTCCGCCAGATCATGCTGGTCCAGGTGGTCAAGGAAGAGCGTGGCAATAAAGGCGCGGCGCTGACGACCTATCTCAGCCTCGCCGGACGTTACTGCGTGCTGATGCCGAATACGGCGCGGGGCGGGGGGATTTCGCGCAAGATCACCAATGCCTCGGACCGCAAGAAGCTGAAAGACATCGCCTCCAGCCTGAAAGTGCCGCAGGGGGCGGGGCTGATCATCCGGACGGCGGGCAGCCAGCGCACCAAGACGGAGATCAAGCGCGACTACGAATATCTGATGCGGCTGTGGGAACAGATCCGTGACCTGACGTTCAAATCGACCGCACCTGCGCCGATTTACGAGGAAGGCGATCTGATCAAGCGCTCGATCCGCGATCTCTACAGCAAGGAGATCGACGAGGTGCTGGTCGAGGGCGACCGGGGCTATCGCGTGGCCAAGGACTTCATGAAAATGATCATGCCGTCCCATGCCCGCAATGTGAAACACTACACCGATCCGATGCCACTTTACGCCCGTTATCAGGTGGAAAGCTATCTGGGCGGCATGTTCAACCCGACCGTTCAGCTGAAATCCGGCGGCTATATCGTCATCGGCGTGACCGAGGCGCTTGTGGCCATCGACGTGAACTCGGGCCGTGCGACCAAGGAAGGCTCCATCGAGGATACGGCGACCAAGACCAACCTTGAAGCCGCCGATGAAATTGCCCGCCAGCTGCGCCTGCGCGACCTTGCCGGGCTGATCGTGATCGACTTCATCGACATGGATGAGCGGAAGAATAACTCCGCTGTCGAGAAGCGTTTGAAAGACCGGCTGAAGACAGATCGCGCGCGGATTCAGGTCGGCAAGATTTCCGGCTTCGGCCTGATGGAGATGTCGCGGCAGCGTTTGCGGCCGGGCATGCTGGAATCGACGACTCAGCCTTGCGCGCATTGCCACGGCACCGGGCTGATCCGCTCTGACGACAGCCTGGCGCTGACCATTCTGCGTGCCATCGAGGAGGAGGGGACGCGGAAGCGCTCTCGCGAGGTGCTGGTCAAGGCGCCGGTTGCGGTCGCGAACTTCCTGATGAACGGCAAGCGCGAGCATATCGCCGTGATCGAGGCGCGCTATGGCATGTCCGTGCGGGTCGAGGCCGATCCGATGCTGATTTCCCCCGATTTCGCGCTTGA
The genomic region above belongs to Paracoccus sp. SCSIO 75233 and contains:
- a CDS encoding ribonuclease E/G; amino-acid sequence: MAKKMLIDATHAEETRVVVVDGTKVEEFDFETVNKRQLAGNIYLAKVTRVEPSLQAAFVDYGGNRHGFLAFAEIHPDYYQIPAADRQALLDEERAYAEAVAAEEAENGKSSGRGGKSSRRRSSKQAQPEKVETGDEAVSSDEIPGMEVVDHNDEGVANAPADTADATDEADASAGHVDADRAEASDQQDAPRQDADAAGDADDGDADDGDADDGDADDGEGDDSESDAEPADASAKDENIESVADEDVSEEIRVPKKPRPRRYKIQEVVKVRQIMLVQVVKEERGNKGAALTTYLSLAGRYCVLMPNTARGGGISRKITNASDRKKLKDIASSLKVPQGAGLIIRTAGSQRTKTEIKRDYEYLMRLWEQIRDLTFKSTAPAPIYEEGDLIKRSIRDLYSKEIDEVLVEGDRGYRVAKDFMKMIMPSHARNVKHYTDPMPLYARYQVESYLGGMFNPTVQLKSGGYIVIGVTEALVAIDVNSGRATKEGSIEDTATKTNLEAADEIARQLRLRDLAGLIVIDFIDMDERKNNSAVEKRLKDRLKTDRARIQVGKISGFGLMEMSRQRLRPGMLESTTQPCAHCHGTGLIRSDDSLALTILRAIEEEGTRKRSREVLVKAPVAVANFLMNGKREHIAVIEARYGMSVRVEADPMLISPDFALEKFKTATRTVPDVLSPVVSVDAQLMAQIDDDEDPVEEESTDEVEASDNGDGEGEGGNRSKRRRRRRRRGGRDRNDGNESSGDNGAQGDNDDDGAVAAKSRDRGDDAQDDQAANGDQDANTQDGQPAEKPKSRSRSRSRSRRKAEPVTEDAAQDSAAPVAEAAADLAVTASAEVVDLRDKPAEPVEVTAKPEDAPAMQAPDAAEAQTSPEPVAVDTVAVDAADDVAQAQPAEASESAEVPAEAPVASTEAPVEAEAAPEPAPEQAAEPAEVVEARDDKPSRPKRRGWWSIG